One segment of Cololabis saira isolate AMF1-May2022 chromosome 9, fColSai1.1, whole genome shotgun sequence DNA contains the following:
- the rgs7bpa gene encoding regulator of G-protein signaling 7-binding protein A yields MSSASNGRKNRPRPAGNIFQIGKPPYRDPQRRESTESTRKAQRAVADCRMIVQEFNTLVALYRELVISIGEITVDCPSLRAEMLKTRTKGCEMARAAHHSLSLISGPEDGEIHPEICRLFIQLQCCLEMYITEMLKSVCLLGSLQLHRKGKDSRSLPGVDSRTEDSDIPILEDTSSSPTECSQLCLQVATDIENIEKDMREMKNLLSKLRETMPLPLKNQDDSSLLNLTPYPLVRQRKRRFFGLCCLVTS; encoded by the exons ATGAGTTCTGCATCGAATGGGCGCAAAAACCGCCCCAGACCCGCCGGGAACATCTTCCAGATCGGCAAGCCTCCTTACCGAGATCCACAGAGGAGGGAGAGCACCGAAAGTACCCGCAAAGCTCAACGCGCCGTGGCCGACTGCAGAATG ATAGTCCAAGAATTCAACACACTTGTGGCTCTGTACCGTGAACTGGTCATCTCCATTGGCGAAATCACTGTGGATTGTCCTTCCTTACGGGCCGAAATGCTCAAGACCCGAACTAAAGGCTGCGAAATGGCGAGAGCGGCGCACCACAGTCTCTCCTTGATCTCGGG GCCGGAGGATGGGGAAATCCATCCGGAGATCTGCAGGCTCTTCATCCAGCTGCAGTGCTGTCTGGAGATGTACATCACGGAGATGCTGAAATCAGTCTGCCTGCTGGGATCTCTGCAGCTTCACAGGAAAG GTAAAGATTCACGCAGCCTTCCTGGTGTGGACAGTCGGACTGAGGACTCTGACATCCCCATCCTGGAGGACACGTCCTCCTCCCCCACTGAATGTTCTCAGCTCTGCTTGCAAGTGGCCACTGACATAGAAAACATAGAAAA GGATATGAGAGAGATGAAGAACCTTCTCAGTAAACTCAGGGAGACGATGCCTTTACCACTGAAGAACCAAG ATGACAGCAGCTTGCTAAATCTGACTCCCTACCCACTTGTCCGACAGAGGAAGAGGCGGTTCTTTGGGCTCTGTTGCCTGGTAACCAGCTAA
- the c7a gene encoding complement component C7, translating into MKNIAQLCAAVLPWVVFLSTNNVFCVQRIHCQWGSYGSWSDCDPCTKLQTRSRAMSIYSQFEGNPCDGVRTETRPCETTQGCPLDEGCGGRFRCRSGKCISKSLMCNGDQDCEEDGLDERGCTIQKFIICVHTVPPPNIELLGLGFDAVTGERRGSVINTKSFGGQCRSIYSGDHNMIYRLPLSVTQYNFLVKVQNDFSDEMYSSKWHYAKHIVNRETVSGTTTGYKNYDFHESHDQTRTQKLLVLKNDIEVSQFQSNSPNYLPISEEFWRALAKLPSVYDYSAYRKIVERFGTHYVSEGSLGGSFKVVAAIDEETERRTVSEKTQQHECVRTKRWILIFPIYHEECWNNNHQMSLTTERRRSNEVEKVNVEGGGISHIAALKRLDLNEPSKNWEMYSNWAESVRSFPQIIKQKLRPLSELVKEVQCAGVKKLYLRKAIEQYLAESHPCHCQPCRNNGIVVMAGDKCKCICKPGTSGRACEQGAEVEGQPGVISGGWSCWSAWSSCSVGRRSRSRSCSNPSPQNGGRNCIGEATETSDCEDQELEYFKTMEPQCFDNTLLPTEECETPPPLINGYIVNPKDIYLVGSKVEYTCTVGFYLIGSGTLDCTADKTWSADPGLCVVSACRLQSLNKDVIASPLSQAYMIGDVVTLSCPEDRTLQGEATITCDPSLHFSPDPADIRCSPKTQQQQIRPEVQCEVWEKPSKGKCVCKIPHECSSSLEVCAASPAGRRFIPITVCKMHALQCMGKKHEVAEHGNCAWPQRNTTGCTNCHMWEYCDDQTNDCRCKGPADCLTPGLNVCVRVGEDVTAATQTMSECEAGVRRCSGEKLSVVSIVPCAED; encoded by the exons ATGAAG AACATTGCACAACTCTGTGCAGCAGTTTTACCATGGGTGGTTTTTCTGTCCACAAACAATGT GTTTTGTGTGCAAAGGATTCATTGCCAGTGGGGGTCTTATGGCAGCTGGTCCGACTGCGATCCCTGCACCAAATTACAG ACAAGAAGCCGAGCTATGTCTATCTACAGTCAGTTTGAGGGGAACCCCTGCGATGGAGTGCGGACTGAGACCAGGCCCTGTGAAACTACACAAGGCTGCCCTCTAGATGAGGGATGTGGAGGCAGGTTTCGCTGCAGATCAG GAAAGTGTATCAGTAAGTCTCTGATGTGTAACGGAGATCAGGACTGTGAGGAAGATGGACTTGATGAACGTGGATGCACCATTCAAAAATTCATTATATGCGTGCACACAGTCCCCCCTCCTAATATTGAGCTACTAGGACTTGG gtttgatGCCGTGACcggagagaggagaggaagtgTCATCAACACAAAGAGCTTCGGGGGCCAGTGCAGATCCATCTATAGTGGTGATCACAATATGATATATCGACTGCCCCTCAGTGTTACACAGTACAACTTTTTG GTTAAAGTCCAGAATGATTTCAGTGATGAGATGTACTCCAGTAAGTGGCACTATGCCAAGCACATCGTCAACAGAGAGACAGTgtctgggaccaccacaggatATAAGAACTATGACTTCCACGAGTCGCATGACCAAACTCGG ACTCAAAAGCTTTTGGTGTTAAAGAACGACATTGAGGTTTCACAGTTCCAGAGCAATTCTCCTAATTACCTCCCAATATCTGAGGAGTTTTGGAGGGCACTGGCCAAACTCCCTTCTGTCTACGATTACTCAGCTTACAGGAAGATAGTGGAGAGGTTTGGTACACACTACGTGTCTGAGGGAAGCCTGGGGGGCTCCTTCAAAGTCGTTGCTGCGATTGATGAAGAAACTGAAAGAAGAACGG TCAGCGAAAAAACGCAACAGCATGAATGTGTGAGAACCAAACGCTGGATTCTTATATTCCCCATCTACCACGAGGAATGTTGGAATAATAATCATCAAATGTCATTAACCACCG AACGTCGTAGGAGCAATGAAGTGGAAAAAGTAAACGTAGAGGGGGGAGGAATCTCACATATCGCTGCACTGAAGAGACTCGACCTTAATGAGCCAAGCAAGAACTGGGAAATGTACTCAAACTGGGCTGAATCTGTGAGATCATTCCcgcagatcatcaaacaaaag CTGCGACCGCTGTCAGAGCTGGTGAAGGAGGTTCAGTGTGCCGGGGTGAAGAAACTCTACCTACGAAAGGCCATAGAGCAGTACCTTGCAGAGAGCCACCCGTGCCACTGCCAACCCTGCAGAAACAATGGCATTGTTGTCATGGCTGGAGACAAATGCAAGTGCATCTGCAAACCTGGCACATCTGGGCGGGCTTGTGAGCAGGGAGCTGAGGTGGAGGGCCAACCGG GAGTGATAAGCGGTGGGTGGTCCTGTTGGTCCGCGTGGTCGTCGTGCTCTGTGGGTCGAAGGTCACGAAGTCGCTCCTGCTCCAATCCTTCCCCCCAGAACGGGGGACGAAACTGTATTGGAGAAGCAACTGAAACGTCTGACTGTGAAGATCAAGAACTGGAATACTTTAA aaCGATGGAGCCTCAGTGTTTTGACAACACTCTCTTACCAACTGAGGAGTGTGAAACCCCTCCTCCTCTAATCAATGGCTACATTgtg AACCCTAAGGACATTTACCTTGTTGGTAGCAAAGTGGAGTACACCTGCACCGTGGGATTCTATCTTATTGGTTCGGGCACCCTCGACTGCACTGCCGACAAAACCTGGTCTGCAGATCCCGGACTGTGTGTCG TGTCAGCCTGCAGGCTTCAGTCCCTCAACAAGGATGTCATAGCTTCTCCTTTAAGCCAGGCTTACATGATCGGGGACGTAGTTACTTTGTCCTGTCCAGAGGACAGAACGTTACAAGGAGAAGCAACAATCACTTGTGACCCCAGTTTGCATTTTTCCCCGGACCCGGCAGATATCAGATGCAGTCCAA agacacagcagcagcagatccgTCCTGAAGTGCAATGTGAAGTATGGGAGAAGCCTTCAAAAGGAAAATGTGTTTGCAAAATCCCTCATGAGTGCAG CTCATCCCTGGAAGTGTGTGCTGCATCTCCAGCGGGAAGAAGGTTTATTCCCATTACCGTTTGCAAAATGCACGCACTGCAGTGCATGGGGAAAAAGCATGAAGTAGCAGAGCACGGCAACTGTGCGTGGCCGCAACGCAACACAACAGGCTGCACCAACTGTCATATGTGGGAGTACTGTGACG ATCAAACCAACGATTGTCGCTGTAAGGGGCCTGCTGATTGCTTGACCCCCGGGTTAAACGTGTGTGTCCGCGTTGGTGAGGATGTGACTGCGGCCACACAAACCATGAGCGAATGTGAAGCAGGAGTTCGGAGATGTTCAGGAGAAAAGCTGTCAGTCGTCAGTATTGTGCCATGTGCTGAGGATTAA